cgcgtgcgcagagcagattagggtttcgagttttgtgctacggttgttagctaaaatcacgggaaaagctcggaaattagtttgtaaagggtccagcccccctcctctataaatagagaggtatacggccgatttgtaacaatcaatcgaatcaatacaacttctatttcgcatttgtttcctgtacaattaggagtagttctagtctagttctagtttagcctctcgatccccaaattctccgcctctcctcgactctacgtcgattagaggagtctaggtcggcctgcccgagcctagacaactcctaggatctctcctccccgacggggtccctcccgggagcgagatccaggcgccgccggcgatcttccgccgcccctgcgcacgcgcggaccgtccagccctagggtgcggaccgtccggccgtcaggcagggaacccgagctcctgcaccaggtcgcggaccgtccggccctgtgccacggaccgtccgcgcctgaccagagagcaccaccgcctcacgccaggtcgcggaccgtccggccctgtgccgcggaccgtccgcgcctgaccagagagcaccgccgctggttcttttgaagtgattggcgcctccaaaaaggtgtcaacatactttttggtgactccgctggggaagacaaATATAGacgcatcaaatcggccctcaatggccggttcaagggatagctctgatatttccccaagcaacatcatagagctgacttgggaaaccttgccggctgacgaacaactccagtttgaggagcacaaggagcgtatgatccaggaggcaaaagcaaaattcttggccaacttcaaagtggacaggaacaacaaggtcgtccgacatcaggcgacggatctggcttcgctccaacccacaccagatatccccaatgtaagtaataccaacgagctacaatctcttagaaattatgtagaaaagcaacgtgaacaaatgcagaacatcatagggggtatgcaaagcgattttaagagactagtacatgcatttgataaatctaatatcgcaaattttccttcgcacgaggttgagttagggggtaacacgcgtaatacatcggctacaggttgtcacgaccagtcacaacccctttatgggatgccgatggacacatactctgagcaaccgcaaatcggcagcaaatcagccgatctgcacatgcccggaccgtccgcacgtgagcgcggaccgtccgggccagcaacagtcgggcctatttttaatgagttacctagatatgtgcccgagccaccacacacggcacagaacccaaactaaCCAGTCGgatggtccgcatacaacgacggacggtccgcatataaccacggacggtccgggtacatatccggacagtccgcgcatgagtcttttgaggaggattattacctgaatcctcactcgtcccagcaacacttcccatcacactatgcaatgcaccagcccattaattcaagatccagagcccaggaaagctttccggccccacctaggaggccggaaagaaacgatcaaacctatgacccatatagggcaaatggaaatgcaccacgtaactcaaaccaatggggggaaagacaacatgctaatgtccagccaaccccacctatgtttgaccagagagccggtggtctcgcaccggctgccattgatatagtgagggaagaaatagctgaggcgttccgagataagctcggagtaagcatgatccctagggggcaatcatatcggaaaccttacgacagccgatttgatcaccacccatacccacagggaaccagaatacccgaattcgtaaagttttcgggtgaccaagaaaagagcacgcgtgagcacatagaccagttcttagcacagttaggagaattggccgacactgaAGCATTccgtgtacgtttattttcattatatttaacagggactgcattcacatggtatgccacgctccctcctaattccattttgtcgtggggagatttagaacaaaaatttcatgaacatttcttctctggcgattatgagctagatttagtggacttagtggccctacgacaagaaaaagatgaatcggttagtgattacatccggagattccgggatacgagaaaccgatgctttcaaattcatttaacagataaacaactggtgggaatagcctttgatgaattgcgctattatttaaaagagaaattagaaggcatccagttctttacgctagcacaattacatcagaaagcttcggcttgtgaaagccgaagcaaagaactagtcaaaacggttcatcataatgtccatatagtagaacacaatcaaagtagatcggacgatgaaccaaaggaaatttacactgccgaaatagtttggcctgagcaggccaaatcttcggcttgctcctccttgcagccagttcaaaagaaacagcaggaggagattaagtttacatttaatgttggcaaatgtgataagatattcgatgaattattaaaaaatggtaacattaaaattgattatatcgttccacctgccgacgaactaaagcgtcgcgcatactgcaagtggcacaactcattttcccatgccactaatgattgtaatgtgttccgacgacaaatccaatcggccattaacgaaggacgattgaaatttcaggaggacacggagccctttccaatgaatatgatcgacttcaagggcaaaagggtcctaattcggcccagcacagccgataagggcaaagacaaagaagtcattaTCGACAACTcacgggaggccgatggaaacaacaaaatttcttgcaggaaagtggtggccgagaagactcctgatggaggagaGACACTGAAAGTAACCATCACAAACTCCgacactggggggcaagcgcagacaaggggatatgcgcgagaacccatactacgcatcgcggacggtccggtgtccaggcgcgaacggtccgtaacatcaccggacggtttggagcgttccagcggacggtccggcaacgccgaagagccgcggcgaccacgtaccttcaaaccacgacgaccagaaataggtacgtggaaaactaacacgttcaaggcaactggtcggttggtaaaatctagcccgacctttgatcaattattgtctaaatatgtgaaaaaaaaggctggccccagcgaccggccaccaaagggacctcgcttacccacccaggtgcgacggcaggttaggccgattggaccaccacaccaatcggaaaggacgggaggtcataatgttcaattaagacctaacgtacctgcatggacacctccaccaccatatccacctatgccatatccatacacatacatacccCCACCATATAtcgcaaatcaaatgtggggcatgccaccatacccatttgggatgccacagtaccccgcttggggggcaccccaaacatctgtattcaataggttgacacctccagtacaagaccgattgagagcccctcaatctggtccacgagcacaggcccagcaagattgccgaacaactcggcctcaaaggctgactaatccggcaggggggcatacagctacaacctccaacagtacgaaaaagggagacgtcgttaaaataggaacgacagatgtcgtcgtacaacaaaataacgaagggccgatgatttttggtgaatcgggcaacacaaacaaaaaagaaagtacgaatgtcaataaaatagccgatccaaaatactccatgccccgatggtgcccatcgggattgacacgatcgcaaaagcgaaaattacagcgccttagagcaaaggagaataaggaggaggcggaaaaaatattcaatgacacacatccgcagtatccgccgccacaaaagagatggagaccaaaggccgttgaggaaaatcaaacggccataaaaacagaaaataaaacaacaactgtgcagctctttgcaggtatagcagacagtccggctataaagaccggaccaaccgtacagggcgcggaccgttcgaCCCCTGAGGCCGACTCATCCGCAATACACCATGACACCTGCAACGACGTACCaacacccatggaggaagacgacctgcaagaagaagacctggtcgactacaaagctacgccagaacacttagaaaattaggaaagcaaggtgacgaattggtcaggacTAGTTTGGCGCTCGGCGGTATTGGGACTAACAGTTCGATTAAAGCTAAAGGGGTCAagtccgttgagtcaaccatcgggactaaggccactgcgtatcatcctagtaagtatcaagatgcctaagaaaactgatgtgattacatcgagttagttgcttttggttcgctcagctccaccaaaaggcaggggggcatatgtttggaACCAAATTGAGGCTTGCgaacggtccggacagtccgcgcctgggggccgaacggtccgcgcgtgcgcagagcaaattagggttccgagttttgtgctacggttgttagctaaaatcacgggaaaagctcggaaattagtttgtaaagggtccagcccccctcctctataaatagagaggtatacggtcgATTTGTaacaatcaatcgaatcaatacaacttctatttcgcatttgtttcctgtacaattaggagtagttctagtctagttctagtttagcctctcgatccccaaattctccgcctctcctcgactctacgtcgattagaggagtctaggtcggcctgcccgagcctagacaactactaggatctctcctccccgacggggtccctcccgggagcgagatccaggcgccgccggcgatcttccgccgcccctgcgcacgcgcggaccgtccggccctagggtgcggaccgtccggccgtcaggcagggaacccgagctcctgcaccaggtcgcggaccgtccggccctgtgtcgcggaccgtccgcgcctgaccagagagcaccaccgcctcacgctaggtcgcggaccgtccggccctatgccgcggaccgtccgcgcctgaccagagagcaccgccgctggttcttttgaagtgattggcgcctccaaaaaggtgtcaacacatgGATTGCCTCGTCGATGTCGATGAAGGCATCCTGATAGCTCGACATGTGGTTGGACAACGCTCGGACGGAGATAGAGCCACGGTGGCTCATGATGATAGTGGTGCATTGGGGAAGACAGCGGCATAGACCATCTGCACCGTGGGCTATGAGTCTTCTTTAGCTTGCGTGATGTGGGCATCGCCTTTGGGCTTGCTATGGTCATCCTTAGCCCAATGGACATATTTGTCGTAGCTCTTACACTGGTCACGGATGGGGGTCTGTCCACCGCCAGATTGGTCCTTGTTGTCGTCGGTGATCCATAGCCAGAGCCCTCACCTCTGTCGTACCCATGGCCTCGCTCGTGACCACCACACTTCTTGCCACTAGCGCTCGCCGGAACTACTCCTATCGTCCCTCTCCTCAGACTTGCGGAGCTTGAGCCTGGCGAGCCAGTCCTCTTCACAAAGAAGCAGTTGATCCTAATTGTCGAGGATGGGTGTCGACTTGCACCGTTGCTCGATGGTGCGCAACCTGCCGACCGCCTCCTCGACGCAGATGTTGATGTCAAGCAGGGTCTCGATGGAAGTTGCCACCTAAGCCAGGTGCTCTAGCACGACCTACAACATCTTCCGTACTACCTCAATGCCTGTGACATTGTCGCCAAGGAGAGGCAAATCAGCAACAAGCTCGATGATGCGGTTAACGAAACCTTCTGTATTTTTTGCCACCTTCCACACCAAGGCATTGAACTCGCGGCGGAGCTACTGCGCGTTGGCCCCACACACCCACTGGACCCCGACATGAATCTGCTTAATAACCGTCTACACCATTGTCGTCGTTCTCCTCTCTCGAGGACCGACAAACATGCTGGGGGCATGAAGCATAGGACCGCAATAGAGCGCCAAGCAGTCGTGGCAGTAGACGATTTCTCACCTTCCTCAAGCTTGATCGTGTACCACCACCCTGGCGTCTCCAAGTTCATTCGCATCAACATCGCTCACTCCTGATAGTTGATGCACGTGAGTATGGGGAACTAAGTCTCGACGGTGGATGTCTCCACAACGACGTGGTGGATCATGACCTCAAGGCACCATCTGCGCGGCACTGGTGAGGGCAAGGGTGAGATGTGGCAACCTCATCACCCTCTGTGACCATCCTCTGACGAAGCATAGTGATGATCCATCTGTGGCTCCGCTAAAGCATCTCCAGTAGATAGTCCATATGGTCACATAAAACATCATTTTGCATTATAGACTGCACTATTCacggagtgaagtttgaaatagaagATAAGCTGAGAGATAGGATGTGTAAGCTGTTGGAGGCAGTTATAACATTTGCTAGTACTCTTCTCTGATGATGATTGAAGCTTCGACGAGAATGAATTGATCACCATAAACTCGAAGAACACGTAAATATCTTAGAATTTTTGGTACTATGCAACCATGACTACTTTTCTCCTTGTACATAGTTCGCTTTGAGATGAGTTTTGCTTCTCttgtttttctctctctctctctctctttgtgTGGCTGTGTACACCTTAGGGTGTAGAGAACGGGAATAATCTTAGTACTCTTGTATGATCTTGATGTAATTGTCTAAGAATAATAAAGCTTCACtagttatttatttatatatatgacGACTTAAAAAGAAAATAGAGAAAAAAAACAAACACGTGTTAGCACGCGCTCGGAACGAAGCGAGTTCAACGCTGTCTCCGTAAAAAGATAAGAAAATAGACCGGAATTCGGGATTCTCACAGCTAGAGGGTCGCGAATGAACGGCTGCTACGGAATCGTTTCGTGAGAGTTGTACTAGCCACCAGCAGACGAGCTAGGCAGAGTCAACGAAACTTTCCAGAGGGTGTACACGCTCCAGGTCGGCACGGTTTCCGCATAAACCCGCTCGTCTGCTGGGTTTCGCTAGGGAATCCACTGCGACGACAAATAATGCGCAAATCGCCGCGTCTTTTTCTTCTTCTATACTCGTATATCTAAAAAGGAGCAGAAAGGGGGGTGGAATGGAACAAACAAAGTCGCAAAGCATCGAAACGCAAAAGGGGAGGAGTGAGGAGAACCCGAACGGCATGAACCAATTCCAATTGATGCATCCAATCCAGGTTCCCCATTGGGGAGTCTCGGACAGCAGACGACGGAAGGCGACGGCGCAGGAGGAGGGCCGTACGTACCCGCACTTGTCGCAGAGTAGGGCGAAGCATCCGGACCGCAGCGGCCAGCCCTTCCTCCAGTCCCCTCCCGCCCCCAGCACCGACGCCGGCGCGCCGCATGCCGGGTTCATGCACCTCTtggtagccgccgccgccgctgccgccataGCCATGGGTGGCCGGCGAGCGCAGGCAGTCCTCCCTCCGATAGATCAACGCTGACCTGAGCAGGCTGAGCGCATCGCccacggagagagagagagcgattgagagtggagaggagacgaggtggtggaggaggaggaggaggcgtagCTTTCCGGTGGATGTGGAAGGGACAACGAACGCGCGCACCCAGCCGCGGGTGGTCGCTGCAGCGCTGCTGGTGGTGATTGGTGCGTGCTTGTGTTTTTGTCTCTACGAATTACATTCAAACAGTTGGCTTAGGAGGGGTGGCCGCCGGCTCGGGCGAAGCCATGGTAGTGGTGGTTGTAGAACAGGAGCCCATCCTGGTGGATTCCTGGTACTAGTAGTAGTGGTCAGTCACTTGTAgtcgtaggggagttgcatgcaggtggAGGGGGAAAAAAAGAAATGACAGGAAGGAAAGCATGGCAAGCATGCACGGCATGGTCTGGTGTGCACTGCAGGTGTGTGCCTGGCTGTTCCCCAGCCGCAGGCGTACAGGGTGCTACTACCTTTGCTGCCGGCCTTGTTTGCTGCTGCATCGGCTAGTGGTGGTCATGGAGGGAAACAGAAGAAGAGCAGCTGTAACGTACACGTGCTTGACTGGACATATGCTCCTCGGCTTTCGGAAACAGGACATATGCAGTGGCAGGCGGAGGCAGTGCAGGGCCTTCCTTTCAAATTTCaatgccccgcgccgcgccggcGCCATCGGAGCCGCCGCACGCATCGTGTCGTAACGTCGCCTTCAGCGTCGGAACCTGAGCCGCGCTTGCAGTGCGTGGAGGAAGGAGGATGAGGGCGTGGCTCGTCGCCGCGACGGCGACCGTCCCCTCCGTCCGTTGGCGTGATCGTGAAGCTGCCAGTACATTACGTGGGCGGgcctgcgggtcgccgtcgggtgcCGGTAGAAAGCCGAGCGCACGCACCAGGTCAGGTCAGGTGCCGCGGttggtttggttgggctgtgttaCGTGCGGCCGACACGAGTCCCTGTCCCTCGCGGACAGTGACGGCGACCGAGCCGAATGATGTTGAGGAGGAGAAGTTGACCAATTCCTTGTAAAATATAATCTTACAATAGTTTTTAGTATTATTTACTATAAAATTAGTTAAACGTTGATACCAAATTTATTATAAAATTCTATTCCTTTTTTTAGGACTGGGGAAAATACTGATGTGTTTATTCCTTTGTCTCTGGGCATAGGTCTGCTGACAAACAGTCTGATGATCTGAGCCTCTGAGGGAATATTTCCATCAATACTATATACTCCATTGAAGGCTGGTTGGGGCCAACCCAGGTCTGCGCCAATCGCCACCCATCTGCAATGCCAAGGCAGCAGCCAGCCATCAGGTCCAGGTGTGCCCACTGCCTGCCGCTTCGGCAGGGCGCCTCCTCCAATGACCGCCCTTCTCGCGTCTCGTTTCAGGCAACACGCATCATGCGGTGCCTGCCTGCTGCCACATTTGCCAGCTCGCCTGCCCATGGATCCGTCATTGTGTCTGATTGCGGTAGCTCCGTTGGGGAGGGATCTCTAATTCAGCACCCTTTACAGAACCATTTAGCCTATAAAAACCGCTATCCACCGGTAACAATTTACCGCTGGTAAAGCGGTGAAAATCGATAAAACCGGTCGGTTTGACCAATTCAAACCAATTTGAATTCGAGCCGGTAAAAACCGCTGTAAACCGTCGGTTCGCCGCGAAATAATCAGTTTTtattattttttacagaaaaaatatgaaattttGATAAGACTTATTTGTAGTTTGCTCAATTCACATTGCACAGTAAATATTAATTGATCCACACTACATGTGTTCACcaaaataacatacaacatacatATGCAACCACAAACTCTAATTTTTATGCAACAAACAACCGGCGAACTTcgcaatactcaaatacaagttATTTTACAACTCTCCAACGAGCCAACGACATATAAGTCGACTTTCCCACACACCCACTTAGGCATGTTGGAAGTATCGTGATATTGTTTCAATCCGTCATCAGGGGCGGACATAGACAAAAATCTGAGTGGGGGCCCTAAATGAAGGGTTAATTACAAATAAGCCTTTGTGATTATAGTAAATACGGTAAAACTTCTACTAAATCAACAAAATTGAGTGGGGGCATGTGCCCCCACTGCTCTTAACGTCGGTCAGCCCATGTTCGTCATAGTGATAGGTCTAGACAAAAAATATAAGATACATTAGCGAGAAAACAAAAACGACTAACAAATACTTATCCACAAAGCAAAAAAACATATCGGTATATGTGTTTGGTGTTTGTATATTGCATGTGCACCTCACCAAGTGTTGGAATTTTCTCCTGATCAGCAAATCTTAGGAACACATATACCGCCGGTTTTGTAAACCATGAATTCAGGTCTCGTTAGTTCTAGGACTAAAGTTTATTTTAGGAATTAAATTTTCGTCCCTACCTTATTTAGTTTCAGGGACTATATAGATTCTAAACACATTAAATAAAGTACACAAAGACTAAAATGCTCCTCTCCTTATTGCTTGTGTTCACTGCAGAATTTCTATGCAAAGGTAATTCAGAAATCACTTTACCAACGTTTGCTAAATCGTTTTCGTTAGAAAGATTCACTTTTAATAGAGAATCATTCGAAATCACTCTATTGGAGAATCAACTCTCGGAACTAAAAAAAATTATGGAACAGAGCTCTATCAAAGAGTCCTTAAAAATGATGGCACAAACGGTGCCGAGGGATATAAGACTCACCGTACATGGTAAGATGTGGCATACCTCTACATCTAGAGGATAGAGAAAATGAAAAAGATCATCCGGCCAAAAAACAAGCTGAAAAACTGAAAGGAACCCCTAACGCTAAATAAGAATGGAGATAATACTTTACATTACGCTGAATATATCATAATCGTAATCATAGACCGTGTATAATTGCAAATAGCAAAAAGGTTCAAAGCCCAAACAATGCACGTTATTTGCCTCTGTTAATTTCAAGAAAAAAACATGACATGTTGATGTCACACAAACGTAGTGGAACTGTTGAACGCACGATAAAGCGATAATGATGAAAGGAAAGCATCGCCAAGTTGCCATCATTGTTTTTCCTCCTTTTAGTGATGGGAACATTCGAACATGACATCATAGTCCAATATTAATCAGCAAGATATATTTGCCACAGGTTTTAAAACATGCATGTTGGATAACACAGGAGTATTATATAGACACAGGTGAACCAAGCAGTTTCTCTGTTCCCTGTCTCCCTCGTGGGGATTGCCTACATCTGAATAATAAAAAACAAACAAGGAAACACGAGGGGGTCTCGTATTATTTGCTGAGTTATCCAAGTTCTCTTCAGTCAGGAACCATTCCGGATAAAAGTGAAGTACCAAAGTTGCAGACTTGCAAGCCTTTTATGCCTCtggttggggtggtttctcgaagAAAGTTTTCTTAATCCAGTCAAATGGCTGCAAAACAGTTAAGTCCAAAAAGAGTTTCAGAATCCATTGATCCAAAAGAATGTATTAAATAGAGTAACGTCAAATGGTAGTTTCAGGCCAAATCACATGTCTCCAGCCAATAAGTTGAGAGGGAGATAAGAGTTATTAGATCGCTAAAAGAAGGGAAACATCATTACAAACCCAAATCACCTACCGTAACACATGCATTATCAGGAATAAAGACAACCTGTTGGTGAGACCTACATGAGCACTTAATTTTCATTATAAAAACAcatattcttatttctccaaataCCCTCAATAAGTTCCTCAAACAAGAGCATTGCAGCACAAGATTTAACGTGGCTATAAAAAGAACCAGGTGATGCAAATCAAGGCACCCACCAAAAAAAAATAGATGAAGGTGAAAGCAAAATGATGCCACCACATGACCACGTAGGTTAACTAAGAACTTATATTACAATACCAATGTGTTACGAATTTAACCATTAGTCAGAATTATGTTAGATTTCTACATTCTACCATGTGATAGCAGAAATCGGTGTACTTCCATAAACTACAGTCTACTGTATAATCCTGGTCCAACTTATTTTTTTGACAATGGGATAcccctatttcattaagaaatagAAACCAAACACAGTTCTTACAGAATTCACGACAAATCCAACAGTCACAAGCCGATAAGCCTACCACATTATCAGCTACACAGGGGTATGAAACCCAACTGAAGGAACACAGCAAACCAGAAGAAGTCCGACAGTCTAACAGACATCACTGAATATCTACAAAGGATAGATCCCAAAAGCAGCCAGGAACATCGCATCACCAGAAATGACtaaaagctagtttttatctaccAAAAGCAGACAAACTGAatacatccagaagcaaaagatgTATTATCAGCAGCAAAATGTCACTGGAGACGcctgtcaaccggcttccaaccaTGGGCCTTGCTGTAGATATCACTTGTTATCTTTCGAATTCTGCGGCTTCCTTGTTCCACCAGTCTTTTTCCCTTCTTTGTCTGTCGAATAGACCAAGCATCAATCCAATAACAGCAGGAGAAAATCACATTAGATAGATCATCAATCAGCCTAGCATTGAAGCAGCAATCATTACGAGTACGCCAAATAGCCCAAATAACAGCACCACATCCAAAAAGGATCAGTAACTTATTAATGACCTGGTATCGAGTTTCTCTCCACTTCAACGTTTGAAGTACTTTGTTTATTGCAGCTATCTTCGGATTCTTGAGAGACGTTTGACATAGCAATTCCAGGTGGCTAGGTCATCACGAAAACGTGGGATGTGCATCCCCTTCTGCCCACCATATCATTAGATCCAGAGGAAATGTTTGACTGGGCAGCCCCAATAGAGTGCTTAATCGTTTACCAGGCCGGGAAACGGATCCCTAAGAAAGATATAACATCGGCAGATCCAGAAGACTCATCAAAGATCACACACAACAATCTACTGCTGAGCCTACGAGCCTTGTACACGTGCGACGAGCCACGATCCAGAAGAGCCAGCGGCGGATAAGAGATGCGAGCAGGCCGATTGATCCTGACCTGGACGAGGTAGAGGCCGGCGGTGCCGGCGAAGACTCCCCAGGAGGCGGCAGCCACGATGTCGGTGGATTGGGGGCGGCTGCGCGGGGAGACGAAGCGGAAGAGGCCGGAGCTCGACGCCGGGAGTGCCATCGCCGCCGCTAATCTCCGCTTTTTCTC
This portion of the Zea mays cultivar B73 chromosome 2, Zm-B73-REFERENCE-NAM-5.0, whole genome shotgun sequence genome encodes:
- the LOC100383622 gene encoding Ubiquinol-cytochrome c reductase complex 6.7 kDa protein encodes the protein MALPASSSGLFRFVSPRSRPQSTDIVAAASWGVFAGTAGLYLVQPFDWIKKTFFEKPPQPEA
- the LOC100383622 gene encoding ubiquinol-cytochrome c reductase complex 6.7 kDa protein isoform X1, coding for MALPASSSGLFRFVSPRSRPQSTDIVAAASWGVFAGTAGLYLVQTKKGKRLVEQGSRRIRKITSDIYSKAHGWKPVDRRLQ